The Candidatus Obscuribacterales bacterium sequence ATGGTTCATTCTCCGTGGGTGTTACAGGCTGAAACATAGTGCAATGGGCAGTTAGATGGCAAAAAACCATGGAGGTATCACGGGAGACATCACTAAAGGCATCACTGCGGTTGTACGCTTTCCAAAACAGCGGCAGAGGATGCCTCGTCGTCCACCCAGTTGGGTTCCTGAAACCAGCGAAATTTGCCATACAACGATTCGCTATACAAAATGACTAGAAAAATCAGGCCCTGTAAAACCAGGACGGTGGCGTCGGGCATGCCGTAGGTGCGTTGCAACAAACTGCCACTGGCTAAAATACCGCCGATCAAAATCGAAACCAACACCACCGCCAGAGGGTTGTGCTTAGCCAGAAAGGCTACCAAGATCCCGGTGTAGCCATAGTTGCTGTGTAAGTTGCCATTGGCGCGTCCATGGACAGCGACCACCTCCACCATGCCAGCCAGTCCCGCGCAGGAACCTGCCAAAAAGCAGATAATCAGCGTTAATTTGCCGATGGCGAGCCCCATAATCTGGGCAGCTCGAATGTTGCCACCCACAACCCGCACTGCAAACCCAAACGTAGTGCGTTGGATCAACACATAGGCGATCGCACAGACCACCAGCCCATACAACAGCCCGTAGTGCACGCGGGAACCGGGAAAATCCCCCAGCAACAAGAGATCTGGCAGGGGATAGGTGGAAGGTTGGTTGAGCGAACTGGGATCGCGCCAGGGCCCTTCTACCATGTGGTTGAGAAAGGCGATCGCCACATAGTTGAGAAGCAAACTGCTGATGGTTTCATTCACCCCCCGGTAATATCGCAGGGCACCTATCATGGCGATCCACAACCCGCCCGCCCCCATCCCCGCGAGGGCCATCAGCAGCAAGCCCAGATTGGGTGAAAGCCCCCCGAC is a genomic window containing:
- a CDS encoding ABC transporter permease — translated: MPRHWRSILEAICIPVGAIALALVLFGGFCVVQGYSPLAVYASIYEAAFASWFAWQTTLIRAAPLMLSALCTVLPARLGLIMIGNEGALVLGGLFTAVVGLKVGGLSPNLGLLLMALAGMGAGGLWIAMIGALRYYRGVNETISSLLLNYVAIAFLNHMVEGPWRDPSSLNQPSTYPLPDLLLLGDFPGSRVHYGLLYGLVVCAIAYVLIQRTTFGFAVRVVGGNIRAAQIMGLAIGKLTLIICFLAGSCAGLAGMVEVVAVHGRANGNLHSNYGYTGILVAFLAKHNPLAVVLVSILIGGILASGSLLQRTYGMPDATVLVLQGLIFLVILYSESLYGKFRWFQEPNWVDDEASSAAVLESVQPQ